In the genome of Phycodurus eques isolate BA_2022a chromosome 11, UOR_Pequ_1.1, whole genome shotgun sequence, the window TATGTTTGGAAGGTGGGAGGAAGCCTATGGACCCAGAGAAAACACCCACAAGTATGGGGACaacgcaaaaacaaaagttcctGTCAACAGGATGTAGTGTAAATGCAATGTAAACACATTATAGGAACTAATCTTGATAGTAGGcctatatatgtataaaaccatgtttgctttgaacCTACAATGTCACAGTCTACGAAGGTTTTCTATTTCATCGTACAATAATGTACTGATTATACTTTGTGTTATACTTTGGTTTGTCTCCGCATGCATCTGTGATTTGGCTGTGGCTAAAGGGTATTATTCACACAAAACCACTAGCTTGACCCTGGCCTGTACAGCAGGAACATCACGTCAAGTACTTTATATAGTCATTAAGCACGGTAAGGAGGCTTAATTGGGATTTCTCACAGTTTCAAACCACAAATCTGGCTTTAAGTGTTTCCACACAATTGATGCATATTGACGTCAGTTGATATTGCTGTCACTCAGTGGACGACTGGAAAACGGCACCTTGCGATTTGCCATACagtaatttgaaataaatatatttgattatATGAGCTATTTTCAGACTGAagagtaaatatatattttcgttttactcaatttcaaattaaacagtcctTGTCAAAGGTATTATTGTTTAATAATCATACATTATGTTTTCCTCACAGGAAATGTAAATGATCAGGTTTTATTctctatattttgtatttaaaatggaaACACGGTTATTCCTGTTTTCGACAGAATGTGGgcggtttttttgtgtgtgttttttctttttttttttacatcaggcAAATCCAGTAGGTGCGCAGCCATTTACGGACAGGCATTAATCCGGTCGCCTACTGGTCCTTCCTCCTTTTCTACGTCCCTGAGCGAGGCCGCCACCAAAATGGTGAGTGTGAAGGGCCAATGTACAACAAAAATCCATTCATCATCGAGGCCATCATCGTATTGTCACCAGTTTTGTCAAGGCTTAGTGATAGTTCATGTCACAGTCTGGAAAAAGTCACCGATATCGATGTTTTTGTGTTCGTTCTAGTGGAACTTAAACGGCGCTTTCTAAATGCTAAGCTACATGTCACCAGTCAATAAGGACGCCGTgcagattgaaaataattttgggggaTTGTTTGGCATTACACAACCCAATTATATTTCACCTCACCACTGGTATCCATCAAGTTATCATAAGACATTAATTTTTTCACTTAGATAAGATTTTAAGGCTCCTCTCGGAGGCTAACATAAGCATCTTCGCTGTGTAATGAGTCCCGTGGTTTATGCATTTACAGTGTTGAGTTGCTTAGTGCTGTAATTACATTGTCTGTATATGGCCGAGAATGTTCAATGAAATGCAGCTTTCCAAAATTTGGATACATAAGCAACCTGCGGTGCTAGCGTGTGACTGTCAATACTTGCTTGAATGTAGCTGATTTCCATGTTGTCTTCCTCTGTATAGAACGACACAGTTACAGTTAGGACCCGCAAGTTTATGACGAACCGGCTGCTTCAGAGGAAGCAAATGGTAAGGTTGGATAACGTTAAGTGCTTCAGTTAGTCAAATGTTTTATACCCATTTCATGTGTGTTCATTGCCCATCCTTGTCTTCCAGGTCGTCGATGTTCTGCACCCCGGAAAGGCCACAGTCCCAAAGACTGAAATCCGGGAGAAGCTCGCCAAGATGTACAAGACCACCCCCGACGTCGTGTTCGTCTTCGGCTTCAGGACTCAGTTTGGCGGTGGCAAGACAACTGGCTTCGCCATGGTCTACGACTCCCTAGATTACGCAAAGAAGAACGAGCCCAAGCACAGACTGGCCAGGGTGAGTTTGGAAAGATTGTTGATATGTGTTAGAGATTTGTCAAGACTCGAGCTTGTTTAGACACACGGCTGTTGCCATTGTTTTAATGACTTCCCCACCATATTTGGTGTCACATGCTACTAATTAGGATAGCTGATGTGTCTGTAGATTTGGACAAAGTTGTTCAAATGCATTATCGTAAGCTTTGTCATTCTATCAAACAGACTGTGCGTCAAATGGTAAAAATGTTGGTTTCCTATTTGGCCTctccaaatttaaaaatattttttcacgtAGGACTTAATGTTAAGTACATTTGTTTCAGGCTTTCACTGCTGCAACCATAACTCTACAGGTGTTACGTTGTTTAATTTCTAACCGTCAAAAAGAAAGGACTTGAAACTCTGAAAACTTTAAAGACACCTGATAGATACATTATATAGTGCTATCAGAAAAGTGTGTGCTGACtgatatgtcatgtttgaaagGTTGTGTAGTGTACAATGTGCAATGTAATTGATGTTAAATCAATATTGCTCATATTGTAATTTCCTGTACTATTGTTATCACATTTCTTTGCCATCTAGTTGAGTTTTTGGTTGAGGTGATGGCGAGTAATTTCAGAGTGACAATAGCAAGAGATTTTGGCTGAGTTGTACAGTAAATGACACAGAAAatggagaaaataataaatgcGGTGTCCTAGTGTCCCGTGCTTTGGGACACAAGACAAATTATGTACCGTGACATGGTAAAGAAGGTACAGCAATGGATGGAGATCGCCACTACTTTTAATGTACCAGGTTGGTTAAAAGTGGTAGAAACGTATGAGtttcacattaaaaatgttagCTTATAGTAAATGGCAACACGTGCTTCGCTTTTATcacatctcctcctcctcctcattataATCCAGGTCAGGGCTTTCCATTCTAACTACTTTACATCCAAACCAGTGGGAAAAGCCACCAGGCTACTACCTGTACAGTAGCTTAGCAACCAGTGCCAAATATTGGCACGGGGCCACTGTCATTCCTGTGACGTCTTGCGTCCTACCCCACGCTGAAGGCCACACACACAAGGTGCAGTGTGAGGAGGCCTTTATGAGAGCTAATGAACATGTTCTTCAGTTGGttttgaacatgaaaataattcaaaatgtcCATTCCTCAGCACGGTCTCTATGAGAAAAAGAAGACCTCCAGGAAGCAGCGTAAGGAACGCAAGAACAGAATGAAGAAAGTACGAGGTACCAAGAAGTCCTCTGTGGGAGCTGCCAGTAAAAAGGTACGGCAATGTTGAGTAGTATATAATGCAGGAAAGTTCAGTTCAGATGATGCACAATTGAATTAATTGCACATAGCCATTGCTGTTTCTGTTAACTTCATCTTGTCATTCTTCCAACCTTGTCAAATGTTCTTCGGAAACCATAGAAGGTAAATGTTCACGAGCAGCCTAACTCCCGTGTGCAGATAGCTTACCCCTCCCCTTACCGCCTCACCTACCCTCCTAATAGCTGACGTCCACATGGacaattgtttttaatacaatttgCCCCACCCAGAAAATAACAGCCACAAACAATTTCACTTATCAGAAGCCTCATAAAGCAACTGCCTTAATGCATAGGATGCATTTTGttattcacaaatgtgtaatacGAATATGAAAATCCTTACCAAGGGTGATAATgaacaaataatgaaaaagcACCCTTCCCAATCTACTTGCTGAAATATAATTTAACAAATATACCAGCCTCATTTACAGAGATCCTGCTAAAGAGCAGGCATTTATCTGGTTGTGCCTTTTACGCAGTACTCAACAAAGTGGGATATAGCGCTTTCACGCAATGACAGGGCATCCTGCAATAATTAAACACATGATATCAGTGCCAGCGTGTGGTGTGACATATAAAATAATTATCAGACTTCAACAGCTGctttaaacacaacaaaaacccCAGTTCTGTGTCGTTTGTACATTGCGACAGCACGGAAAAGGGGCTTAAATTTGCATGTGGGTCAACTGTTTTTAAGGCTTTCATTTGTTACAATAGATTATATTCTTTCTACTACTATCTTGAAAAACTAAAGTGAATTGGGCTACATTTTTCAAGTCTGATAATGTGAGGAGTGACTCAGCTAAAGAGGACATGTATCAGACCAGGGGTTTGTGCAATAAGTCAACTTACAAACTTGTCAGTGGCACAAACCTAAAGCTCTCACTGTGGATCAATGACATGTTGACTGTTTGAATAACAACCCGATTTAATCCTAGCTGCATCTCCTACAGATGCAACGCATATGGCTTGTCAACACTAGTAGCTTCCTTTTAAACCCAACAAAGACATTCTGCCTCAACTTTCAATGTGTTAACGTGTTTCTGTTCCATCTTCTGTTCCTGACTTTGCCTCCTGCGGAATACTTATGCAGAAATGAGGTGTCAAGGTATAATATGCAAGCATGGAGTGCCGCTGTGTTGCACATCCAAAAGTCCTAGACTGGACTTGTGCCACGCATGCCACACCCACGTTCCCCCCAATAGATTCTAGTGTTTCCCCTACTTGTGTTGTTTCAAAACCTCTGTAATAGGTTCTCCTTCTCTCCTCAGGCCTTTGTTGTTGCTCTATTGGAGCCTACTCACGATAGCTTATATGTTAACAGACACTTGCTTAATACGCTTTAGTGCCCGAGTTAATGAAATGGAGCACAAGcgtatttagtttgtttttgacgcaaagcctattttttttttcctcaccgcAATGAAACACTTGTTACAGGTGtagcaatgtttttatttttaaacatcataCTGTTATTTTCAGTTTGGAATTTAACTCAAATCTATAGCCTAATACAAATGACATGTATGTCAAATGTGGAGTAATTGTTTTCTCCCTCTCTTCCTTCCCCTAGTGAGCCCAGACAGCCAGGGATGGTCCTCATGCTCAAGATGTTCTTGTATATTGTTCTCAAATAAAAGTTTGGAGAAAACATCATTTTGCTTGGCGTGTTTTCTTGTATACTGTTTGCCCGAGTGACTTAACCTAAAACCTGTCTGTTCTCTCACATAGCGATAGTATTacgggggtccttggtttacaatgGTACCGACTTTTGAGCGTTCAAGGTTATGAACGGCATGCAATGAACTAACTTGATGCAAGAATGTCACATAGCGCAAGAATGTCACatagcacaagaaggcacactcaACTAGCATCGTATTTGCTCTTTTCTGTTTGATATtacatttatggcctagaaatgcttttaattcacatttactgtaattatgactttgttACTACATTAGCCAAGGTGTGTCCCGACCgtacagtttatttatttatgtattttgggAGGGGGTGAACATGTATAAGGATAAACAAGTACAATACTTAGGTAATACATTAACATACAAAAAATTAACATGCCAGGAAATTAAAAACGTGTTAAAGAGTATTCAACACAAACGTTTCCCACATTTCAATTTGAAGAGTAGGAAGAAGTAGCCTATAAACTTGTATGCTCCTTATCTCTATTTCAGTATTATAGCAACagtatttaacaatattcatAGTACAAGCTATacgtaaaataatatataatactaCATACTGTCACCGTATATAGTTTCCGTACAGGTAGTTGCTATGACTGGGTTATGTCGTCATCGTATTAGAGCTCCGACGTAAACCAAGTACCTCTAACAACGATCATGGCTACAGTAGTACCTGCAATACCTTACATGGCCACACGGTGACTCCCTTGACCACCCGCAAGTATTTCCTCCACTGATTTTCTAATCACCAATTAATGTAGTCAAAACCCCAGATGAATACTTTGCAAAAATACACCATCAGGCTCAACCTTTTACGTGCACACTTTACCTTTTCTCATTTCTAAACACAATTTGGAACAGTAGACTGCTGCTTCTGCACCGTGACCTTCTTGGTAAATTAGCATAGAAATACACCCCAAgagaatgttaaaataaagcTATGAAAATGCCAGGGAATGGCTCTCTCCTGTGGGTCCGCACTGCCACCCACCCGCTGCTTTAtgacatctcattcagggtttCTTGTCAAAGCCACTGAAGATTTGCTCTTGTGGAGGTAGTTGGCatgaaatataaagaaatattaGTAATTACTACAGCTCTAATATGTGTGCATGCAGATAGGGAAATCATTATTTGATCCCCTGCTGAATttgtaatttcacaaaggaATTGAGTCCAATTTGTGTCGTTCTTCACAGAATATCAgtcaaaatgcattaaaaaataaaagtgctttATACACATGACAAATTGTGATTAGGAGTATTGGACAGCCATTTGGACACCAGCAAAACGTGCGGGAGCCAAAATTCTGGCTGACTTGtagggcagtggttctcaa includes:
- the rps24 gene encoding 40S ribosomal protein S24, which gives rise to MDPEKTPTSKSSRCAAIYGQALIRSPTGPSSFSTSLSEAATKMNDTVTVRTRKFMTNRLLQRKQMVVDVLHPGKATVPKTEIREKLAKMYKTTPDVVFVFGFRTQFGGGKTTGFAMVYDSLDYAKKNEPKHRLARHGLYEKKKTSRKQRKERKNRMKKVRGTKKSSVGAASKK